A stretch of DNA from Chroogloeocystis siderophila 5.2 s.c.1:
AACTGAACAGCGAAACAATCACAACAAATTCAGTCAAGCGTTCTAAGAACTGCGCATCAGGACGTATTTGAACGATATTCAACCCATACGGGCCAAGAACGACACCCACTACCAAGTAGATTAAGGCAAAAGAAATTGGTAAACGGGAAATCCATCCTGAACCTAGAGTGACGCACAATAACAAAAGACCTATCACGAGTAGGTCTAGGATGTAGATATCTACCATTGCCGCGAATGTGATTGAGGGATGTTAAAAAAGTCTAATGCGATCGCACTTGCTGCTCAATCAGCTTGTAGGGGTATTTAGTATTTGATAAAAAGTAATAGGTAATACTTAGATATATTATACTTTTTGCACAAACCGGCGTCCTAATAAACCTTGAGGTCTCACCAGCAGCATAACGAATAAGATACCAAAAGCAACCGCATCTTTGTACGCCGAGTACTCTCCAGGGACAAAGGCTTCAACCAAGCCAATCATTAAACCGCCTAAGACTGCACCAGGAATACTCCCTAATCCTCCAAGGACAATCACTGCTAAACCTTTTAAACCGAAAGCAATCCCAAAATACGGTCCTGCAATACTCACACTCGAAGCAACCAAAGTTCCGGCTAAACCCGCGAGAAAACTGCTGATAAAAAATGTTAGGACAATATAGCGATCAGTGTTGATTCCCAGTAAACTTGCCGTCGTTGGATCTTCAGCAAGGGCTTGCATCGCTTTACCATACTTAGTGCGATTGATAAACAACGTTAAAATTGTCAAAATCACAACAGATACAGTGAATATAACCACTTGTACACTGCGAATTGGTACGGGTTGTTCTGCTGTACCAAAGTTAATTGCCGCGGGGAGGTTTCCGTATGTACCCGCAGGAAAAGTATAACTTTCTGCACCTACTAAGTATTGAATTACATTTACAATCACCACCGCTACACCTAAACTTGAAACAACTGTTAGCAAGGGATCAGAACCACGACGGCGTAACGGACGAAAAGCAATGCGTTCAACGGCAACACCCACTAAACCAGCGAACGTGCTTCCCAAGACCAAAGCAAGAGCAAATGGTAACTGAATCGGTAACACAGCATTCGCAAGCAAACCATTAAACCCAAACGCACCACCCATCAGTGCATACGTAAAATAGGCACCTAAGGTAAAGATGGCTCCGTGAGCAAAATTAATAATACCTAAAATCGAAAATATGAGAGTATATCCTAAAGCAAAAATAGCGTAAGCGCTGCCAATCGATAAACCGTTAAGAACTTGTTGTAAAAACAGCGTTATATCCATTTTTATACTTATAACTTTTAATCAAACCTATAACTTTAAGTCGCGGTCAATAATAACTAATTACTAACTACTCTAAAATTTTCTATACTCGGTTTGTTGCATACTACCCTTTTATAGCGCTTAGCAATTAGCTTTTAAAAAAGCTTTATAGAATAATGCATTTACTCAATATGATTGTCTTAACCTGAATGCGTCTTGCTATAGTTGCGTCCAGCAGCCTGCATCATCGTTGGTTGGGACTTTTGGAATTGGTCTGATGTGCCAATTTTCCGTTTTTCAAGTAAGATTATGTATCTTGCAGCGTTTTGCTTTGATACATACATAGAGTTATTACTTTCTTTAATACGATAATCTTGGCACTTAGTATCAATATTATTGCTGGAATAATTTGAGCGTTCCATTATTTTAAAAATGCAAATTGACCACTATTGCCGTTATTATTCATTTTAATTTGAGCTACATAAAATTCTTTTTGTACAATCTCACCTTCGGGAGTAAAAGAAATTTCACCTAACGGAGTTTGATACTTTCCTGCTAAGATTTGCTTATTTAGTTCCGTGCGTAGTTGTGGTAGTGGTAAAGTACTAACGTCCGTTTTACTATCTAAAGCTCTGAGGGCTTCTACATAAACTTGTACAGCGGTAAAAGCTTGGGCGCTAAACTGGGGTGGTTCTTTTTTGTATTGACTGTGATAAGCATTGCGAAAAGCCGCATTCATTTCCCCAGGGTGTTCAGGACTGTAAGCTTGGGCTATTAATAAACCATCACAGAATTCTTTACACACGGTGAACACGTTTGATGTATTCAAACCGTTACCGCCAATAATTGCACCTTTATATCCCAGTTCACGTAGCTGTCGCACTAAGTTTCCGCCATCAGCTGCTAATCCAGAAATAATCACTAAATCGGGTTTTAAGTTTAATGCGTTCGTCGCTTGCGTTTGAAAATCTGTATCTGTTGTCTGGAACTTTTGTACCGTGACTAATTCGAGTCCTTGTTCTTTAATAGTTTGTTGAAAAATTTCGGTTTCAGACTTGCTAAAAGCGTCATTTTGTGCATAAAAAACAGCTACTCGTCTGATATTAGGATTACTCTTCAGTGCAGCTTGTACTGAGTTTGGTGCAACAACGGATACGGGTGCAGAAACTCGCGCGATATAATCGCCAATTTGCGGAATACCTTTCGCAGTGTTTGATGGTCCCACTACAGGAACTTTAGCTCTTTCGGCGATTGGATCGGCACTAAACGCTTGTTGTGATAAAGTTGGACCCACAATACCAACAACGCGATCGCTATTAATTAATGTTTGAAAAGCATTAATTGTGCCAGCTTCATCACCACCAGTATCTTGAAACACAAGCTTAATTGGCGTACCATCAATTCCGCCTTGTTCGTTAAAATACTTTTCAGCAATTCTCGCGCCAGCAACTTGTTCTTGACCTAGTAACGCAACATTACTCGTTTGTGCCAATGCCACGCCGATAGCAATTGGATTAGAAGCTGAATTCGATGTTGTATTTGTTGCAGTATTAGTTGTATTTGTACCTGTATTAGCTCCACTACACGCAGACAGCAGTAAAGCTAAAGTTACAAATAAGGCAGAAGGACGTGCAGCAAATTTGTGCATAGTATGGCGAAAACTATATGTAGGATGATCTTAATTTGACCACGCATGTGCGATCGCGCCAAGTATTTGTAAGTGATTATTTAGTTACTATTTGTTGCTGTTGTTGTCCCCAGTTTTAAAAAAAGTTTACGCGATCAATCGGTATTAAAATTGCTGTTGGGCGGTCTGCCTTACTAGTGCTATATCAAGTTCTAGTTGTTGGGCGATTTGTTCTACGGACACTCCAGCTTTTAGCAACAAAGGTACTGCGGCTAACTTACCTTCTCTAATTCCTTCTTCACGCCCTTCTTCACGCCCTTCTTCACGCCCTTCTTGATAAACTCTAGTTTGTTTGAGTTCGTTGAATTGCAGCATATCTTCGATCTCCTGTCGGCTCAATTTGGGAAACTTATAAACTATGATTGTCTCGATTAAATCTGATATTGCTTGCCTTGATAAAGCTGTGGCATTCTGTTTTGCTTGTTCTATCAGTTGTCTTGCGCGATGTGGTGTATTATCGTGCGACTCTACAATTAGTTGAATAATCCCGACACCTAATGATTGGTTTGCTTGTGGATCTAGTTCATCAAGATAAATCTACTGAACTTTCGTACTTTCTAGTAAAACTTGATGAAGCTTTGAATCATCAGGTTCTAAGCTACGCTTTGGGTAAATAATTACAGTATGCCAATCTTGTAGGATTTTGGTTAAAAAATAAGAATAGTTTTGCAAATACCCGATGATAAAGTAATTGGTCTTTTTGGAATTGAATCTCTACAAAATACACCGTTTGTATAGGAGTCTTCTGTAGTGGAAGAAATACGCCGTCAATACGAAAAGCAACTTGTTTGATTTCCACCGAACGAAATTGATATCCTTGCGCTTCATTGGTAGGACGACTAATTAATTCAAAGAAACTACTAGGGAACTCGGCAAAAATTTGATAAAAGATACTATCTGTTTTCACTACTATTATATAGCAAAGCGATACCTATATATCTATATAGACTTTAAATAGTATGGTATAAAAAAGGTGGTAAAGCAAACCAAGATACTTAACACGCTTGCTTAATAAAAGCTTGTTTTTTTAAAAGCCTTTATTGTGCAATCTTAAAAAGAATTATTATGTATAAGTTTGCTGCTGCTTGCGAGAATGAGTTAATTGTATTTGGTTCGGGAAAACCTCGTCAAAGCACGAAAGCATCTGCTCAATGATCGATTTTATGCACAGTCGAGATATCAAATTGCTGCTTACTTTTAGATGAGCTAGCCTGCTATTCAGGTTTACTGGGAGAGTATCAATATAAATTTGATATAAACCAAGTTTGTTGGGCACCAATTAAGGATTTTCACTTTGCTGAGACTGTAACTATAACTCAGAAAATATTACCGTTTGTAAGAACTGCCAACAAGCAAGATGAAAAAGTCGTTGTTCATTGTGCTGGAGGTGTTGGGCGGACAGGACACGTTTTAGCAGCATGGCTTGTAAGTGGACGTGGCTTCTCGAATAAAGATGCGTCGCCGCTGTAAAATGAACAGGGATAAATCCTCATGAGGCGGTAATTGTTGCTATGTTGAAAGGTCAAGATCCTTGGAAAGTTGTTGCGCAACTCAATTCACTTTTAGATGCTTGTCGTCAAAACAGCTTTTAACTATTTTGTCTAGAATAAACTTCAACTGTATCGCCCAAGTGAATACTTTTATCTTTTTGCGTTTTAGAAATTCTTGTATTGACACTCAAGCGGAAAAAGTGATTAAAACGCGATGCTGCTACCCAGGAAGGTAATGTCTCTTGGCGCTTGGCAATGAATGTTTTCTGAAAATGAGGATACGGTGTTGCTGTCAGTGAATCGCGTGTAAGGACAACACAGCGCTGACAAGGATTAATACCTTGAAATTCTACATTTCCTACTCGAAAAGAAACAGCATCACCTGTTGCGCTAAATAGTTGATCTTCCCAAAATGCGGGAACGCCATCGATTTCGATATTGGCACGGATGCGACGGCGCATTTCATCGAGACTTACATTAGGGAACCAAGAAGCAACTTCTATTAGCGTTGCGGTGCTAATTACAGTAGGTCCTGGCGAATCAGTGTCGTCGGGAAAGCCTGTATGCAAGTTTTGTTTTAATTGGACAGAAAAGCCAAAAAAATCACTCAACCAAGCTTCTAGTGCTTGTCTTTGGTCATCAAGATGAAAAATTTGTTGGGCTGGATCGCCTTGTATTTGCAGTGTAACAGTCCGATGAGATAGAGAGAAGTGCGATCGCAACAAGTGAACTTGTGCATTATGCTTACCATTAACGAATCTACCCTGAGCATCAACAATTGCAAACTCGCGATCGTGCTTTAACGCACCACTTGCTAAAACCGTTGCACTAGAAACAGAAATACCATCAAGCGATTTAATTGGATAAATCAAAACATGGGCAAGATGAGGCATATCAGCTTCCTCTACCTTGGAATGTGTGGACTTGAGCGCAGTTAAATCGTCTTTGCTGAGTTTATCTGACGCTCGTTGACGAATCATCAATAGCCACGTTGTTATGTATAGTATGCCAATTTATTACTAAGGATTACGATATGAGCGTTCGTGCATTTTTCCAAGTTGCCAAAGTAGAAAATGCTGCCTCTCCATACGATACGATTCACCTCAAAGTTTTCTATCCAGCGCAGAGATCAGCTAGCCCTCAAGAACAGGATATGGGTATTGTACCTGCGGATGAAGGGCGATCGCCTTTTAAAGTCGTCATTTTTTTTAATGGTATCAACTGCGGTCCAGAAATTTATCAATGGCTTACGGTTAAACTAGCAGAATGCGGGCTTGTCGTTGTCACTTTTGCTTGGGTAGCACAGAATTTACCTGGAATTGTCGCGCTTACTCCTGGCGTTGAACTTAAAAACTTAGCGCCTAACACCTATGGTACTGCTCCGACAGCTTCTGCTTTGCCAACACTGTTAGCTGCATTAGAGCGTTTACAATCTGAAGGGGTTCTAGCTGGTTTACTAGACTTAGACCATATCATTTTAGGAGGGCATTCGGCTGGCGGTAGAGTCGCGATTGAAAGTGCCGATCCGCGATTTTTTTCCCAAGTTGTCGGAGCTTTTGCCTATGGTGCACATACAGCAGCAATCGTACAGCTAGGGTATCCACCAAACACAATCTTACCTCTTCCTGATGCTTTACCGCTGATGTTGATTGGGGGAACCTGTGACGGCGTGATTGCCAAAAGTAGCCATCGTTATGGAGTTGATTGGGAACACGCAACAACGCCAATAACACGCTCATTCCAAGAAGCGATCGCGGGAAATCGCGGCGATAGTTATCTTCTCCTACTAGAGGGAGCAAACCATTTTTCTATCGCGCATCCGTTTGATTCTACGACAGGTAGACCTTTCTTAGATTTTCCTGCAACTCAACCGGAAGAGCAATTGCGGAATTTAATTGCTGAAGCAATTAATTTATTTATCGATGCGCACGTTCGCCATCAACTTAAGGCGCTGGAAACTCTCAATCGTTATTCAGTGTCTGACAATCCTTTAATTGCTGCATTTGAGCGCAAGTAGTTTGCGTACTTAGGTAAAATTTCCGACGTAAACACCGACAGCGCGCGCAGTTTCAACTAAATAGCTTTGAGGATTGACAAATAAGGGGCAATGTGATAGCACTTCTTGCAGAGGCACAGGGATAACTTGTCCATTTTGCCAAGCAACCATGCGATCATAGCGTTCTTGTGCGATTAAATCGACAGCAGCCTTACCAAAAGCTGTTGCCATGAGTCGATCCGCTGCTGAGGGAATACCGCCGCGTTGGATATGTCCGAGTACCGAAGCGCGAATATCAATGTGCTCTGTAAAGTAGCGACTGATTTGAGTTGTGATATATTGACCAATACCACAATCTTTGAGACTTGCAGCGTCACAACTTGGCGTTTCGGTTGCAGGTTTGGCACCTTTAGCAACAACAATGATCGCAAAGCGGCGATGAACGCGATCGCGCAAGTCTTGGATATGCTTGCAGATTTTTGCAATCGAATAGGAAATTTCGGGAATCAAAATGCAATCAGCACCACCAGCAATTCCTGCGTGGAGTGCCAAATGTCCCGAAGTGCGCCCCATAACTTCCACAACCATGACGCGATCGTGACTTGCGGCGGTAAACGTGAGACGATTTAAAGCATCGGTAATTGTGTTAACCGCAGTATCAAAGCCAATTGCCCGTTCGGTAAGCGCAACGTCATTGTCAATTGTTTTGGGAATTGCAACAATATTCCAGTTTCCTAAACGCGCCAAACGATGCAGAATTGCCAAACTACCATCACCACCAATCGCAATCAGTGCATTCAACGCTAAGGCGTGGTAACTTGCAACAATTGCAGTTGCCCGCGCGAGAGTATCACCTTTATTGATTGTTCCTAAAATCGTACCGCCCATACTCAGTAAAGGATCGATACCGCCTAAATCGAAGCAATGCAGATCTAACGGAATCGTTTGACGCTCCAGCAATCCTTGAGTTGCGTAGGGAATACCAAGAACCTCCCAATTATACGTAAGCCGAGCGTGGCTCACAACTGCGCGGATGACTGCATTAAGTCCAGGACAATCACCACCACTAGTAAGAATGCCAATTCGTTTTTGTCCCATTACTTTAACCGAAGTAATAAGATGACTCGTAGATACGCGCCCATTCTGGTTTGTAAGTTTGGAGCGATCGCACGTATTGCGCGCGTTCAAATGCACTTTGATCGGGGCAGTTTTGACGACTTAACATTCCTTGCAATTGCTGTACCGATTCATACTCGTGTTCCGTCATCCATTGCTCAAGTTCGCGTTCAATCACGTGGAGATGAAGGATACCATGCTGTAAGAGTACTGAACAAAGCATTGTCACATGAGCGCCTACCATCAGTAACTTAACCACATCTTGCCCAGTGTGAATCCCACTCGTTGCAGCTAAACCGGCGTTGATGCGTCCATACAAAATCGCAATCCAGCGTAGCGGTAAGCGCATTGCTTGGGGCGTGCTTAATAAAATATTTGGCTCAACGGCGAGAGTTTTGAGATTAATATCTGGTTGATAAAAGCGATTAAATAGTACCAAAGCATCTGCACCTGCATCATCACATCGCTTTGCCATATTCGCCATATTAGTAAAGTAGGGGCTAAGCTTAATCGCTACAGGCATTGACACCGATGCTTTGACTGCACGCAAAATATTGATATAAGTTTGTTCGATCTGTTCGCCTGTCACTTCCAAGTCGGTAGGAACATAGTAAACGTTGAGTTCTAGTGCATCTGCACCGGCTTGCTCAATTTGTCGGGCGTAGTTTGTCCAACCACCAACTGATGAACCGTTGAGGCTAGCGATAATCGGAATATCTACGTGTTCTTTGGCGCGACGAATGTGATTGAGATATTCTTCAGAACCAATGCGAAATCTTGCGGTCTGAGTACTTGCCGTACTGTGCGTGAGATCGTAGGCTTCTTGGCGTTGCGATCGCAGTTGTTCTTCAAAAAGCGAATGCAAGACAATTGCAGCTGCGCCTGCATCTTCCATGAGTTTGAGGTTATCAAGGTCTTCGGAAAGGGGCGAGGCTCCTGCTACCAACGGTGATCGCAGTGTTAACCCCATGTATGTCGTCGTTAAGTTCATACATCAAGATTGGATTTGTTAATGATACCGATTGACGGTTTAAGCAACTTATTTACCCATCTATTTATATAGAAAATTGGTGTGAGGAAATTGTGATGTTTTTCAAGAAGAAACGCGGCGTATGAATGCGATCGCGAATTTATTCACCGTTACATAAACAAATTCCACCTGCGTGGACTTATGCCAATTCTTTAAATTCCTCTGTTTGTGTAACCCTGACTGAGGTCTATTGCTGGCTCAGCGAACCGCGTACTAACATGACAGTGCATTTGGCACGGCTAGCGATTTCTGCGGGAATGTTGCCTTTAATTGCTTGTTGTAGTAGTCCCTCACGACTCGCACCCAGCATGACAACATCGATCTTGTCTTTCTCGATGACATGAAGAACGCCTTCAACTACCGAGGAAGCTTTCACCGGAGTTGCCACAACAGCACCAACAGAATTGCGTCGCCGAATTAAATATTGCAGCGCATTTTTTAAAACTTTCATGTCTAGCTGAGTTTCCGACAGTGGAAAAACCTGACATAAGCGAATATACGGAGCATTACTTGTATTAATTAAACCAGGAAGCAGTTCAACCGCAGCGTTGGCATTAGGACCACCTGCCATGGGAACTAGCCAGCGATTAAATTCTGGGGAAGCTTGAACTTGCAACAAAGTTCCCGCATCTGCATCTTGAATTGCTAAATCTTTACTAGAGTCACGGTTTTTGACACCTAACCCTGCACCAAATCTTACCAAAACAACATCACACGTCGCTTGCCGGATTAAAGTATCGACAACGTTGCCAAAAACTCGACCAGGAGTGATTGTTTTTCCTTTCCAACCCATTAATAATAGATCGATATGGCGTTCTTGTACTGTCTCTAAAATTGCTTGCGATACATCGTGTGCAACGCGAATTTGCGTATGGATGGGAATATTCCATTTGCGTGCCAAAATTTCAGCTTCGCGCAACAACCGCCGACTTTTTGTAGTACTCACTTCAGTTTCGGCGGGAGAACTGCGGCGAGGAACGAGAATGATTTGCACACACTCTAGTTCATAGTGACGTTCGCGGGCGATCGCGGTTGCTAAATGCAATAAGGAAACTGCTGTTTGAGGATTTGCTAAAGGAACGAGTAATCGACCTCTACCAATACTCGGCGATCGCGTTTGATACACGACATACGAAGGCTGCGGTTGCGGACCAATTTCGCGGTTTTTGCCATTGAGCTTATCTGCTTCTGCACGAATAATATCAGCCCGCGTGATAATCCCAATCAGTCTTTTATTTTCAACAACAGGTAAACGACTTAAATTAAACCGATCTAACCGATACAGCACCTCGCTTAAGCTATGCAAAGGATGCACTGTCACCGGCTGCGGTGTCATAATTTCGCTTAAAAGCATATCCCCAGGAAGTTCTAGTTCGCGTGCTTTCGCTAAATCTGATTGCGTAACGATTCCGACTAACTTACCTTCATCAACGACGGGAAAACCGCGATGTTGCGATCGCGAAAATGCTTGGATAGTTTCATCTAAACTCAATTGTGCGGCTAAAGTTTCGACGCGTGGTTGCATCACGTCTTTTGCTTTGAGTTCGATTAACAGTCCCTGAATCGGACCTTCTTTTTGCAGGCGAATGCCTTTTAATTCCAAAAGTTTGTCGTACAGTGAGCCTGGGGAAATTTTATCCGCAACCAGGTACGCTGTCACCGAACCGATCATCAGTGGTAACACCAAGTTGAAATCGGTGGTCATTTCAAACACAATGACGATCGCGGTAATCGGAACCTTGGAAACGACGCTAAAAAACGCTCCCATTCCTGTAAGCGCGTAGGTAGACGGCGAACCGAACCCAAATAGACTTTGTTCTGTGACACCAACAAGATAGCCCAGCGAGGAACCTAAGATGAGACTCGGTGCAAACAATCCTCCAGGTGCGCCCGAACCAAATGCAACAAGTGTTAAAATGAATTGCGCAACAAACGCGATCGCAGCTAAAGACCAATCTGCATTTCCGGTAATCAAAAACTCGCGCAAACCTGTATTATCGCGAAACGCAGCGGGTAGAAATGCGACGACTAAACCAGAAGTTCCACCTGCTACAGCCATTCGCAGTGGTAAGCCTATGTGCAGTTGGCTGTAAAATTTTGAGCTAGCAATGATGCCTCGGTTAAATAACGAGCCGAGTATTCCTGCTAAGAGTCCTAGCAACAAAAAAAACGGTAGTTCGGTGAGGGAGAAACTTGTCTGGGAAGCTGTTAAGACGAGATTTAATTGTAAAGTTCTTCCCCCTAGAATGCGCGAGACAACCGCACCGATAAACGAGGCGATAATTGCTGTACCTAGCGTTAAACCTGATAAGTCTTGCAGTAACTCCTCAATCACAAATAATACCCCTGTAATTGGGGCATTAAATGCGGCGGCTAACCCTGCACCGGCACCGGCTGCAATCATTTGTCGTCGATGTTCGGGAGATGTAGGAAACCAGCGGCTAAATTGTGCCGCTAAAGCTGCGCCGATATGAACGGTTGGTCCTTGTCTTCCGAGAGTTAACCCTGAACCTAAGGCAATTGTTGAGGCGATGAGTTTAACTAAAGCTTCCCGCAAAGATAACTTCACAGGTGCATCTGCAAGACTTGCTTTCACCTGCGGAATTCCACTTCCTGATGCTTCGGGCGCTAACCGTTCTAAAAGAAACCCCGCAACGTATCCTAATCCAAATCCAATTCCTGGCAATATCAGCCAAGGTGGAGATAAA
This window harbors:
- a CDS encoding alpha/beta hydrolase family protein, encoding MSVRAFFQVAKVENAASPYDTIHLKVFYPAQRSASPQEQDMGIVPADEGRSPFKVVIFFNGINCGPEIYQWLTVKLAECGLVVVTFAWVAQNLPGIVALTPGVELKNLAPNTYGTAPTASALPTLLAALERLQSEGVLAGLLDLDHIILGGHSAGGRVAIESADPRFFSQVVGAFAYGAHTAAIVQLGYPPNTILPLPDALPLMLIGGTCDGVIAKSSHRYGVDWEHATTPITRSFQEAIAGNRGDSYLLLLEGANHFSIAHPFDSTTGRPFLDFPATQPEEQLRNLIAEAINLFIDAHVRHQLKALETLNRYSVSDNPLIAAFERK
- a CDS encoding protein-tyrosine phosphatase family protein — encoded protein: MTQKILPFVRTANKQDEKVVVHCAGGVGRTGHVLAAWLVSGRGFSNKDASPL
- a CDS encoding ATP-dependent 6-phosphofructokinase is translated as MGQKRIGILTSGGDCPGLNAVIRAVVSHARLTYNWEVLGIPYATQGLLERQTIPLDLHCFDLGGIDPLLSMGGTILGTINKGDTLARATAIVASYHALALNALIAIGGDGSLAILHRLARLGNWNIVAIPKTIDNDVALTERAIGFDTAVNTITDALNRLTFTAASHDRVMVVEVMGRTSGHLALHAGIAGGADCILIPEISYSIAKICKHIQDLRDRVHRRFAIIVVAKGAKPATETPSCDAASLKDCGIGQYITTQISRYFTEHIDIRASVLGHIQRGGIPSAADRLMATAFGKAAVDLIAQERYDRMVAWQNGQVIPVPLQEVLSHCPLFVNPQSYLVETARAVGVYVGNFT
- a CDS encoding ABC transporter substrate-binding protein, which produces MHKFAARPSALFVTLALLLSACSGANTGTNTTNTATNTTSNSASNPIAIGVALAQTSNVALLGQEQVAGARIAEKYFNEQGGIDGTPIKLVFQDTGGDEAGTINAFQTLINSDRVVGIVGPTLSQQAFSADPIAERAKVPVVGPSNTAKGIPQIGDYIARVSAPVSVVAPNSVQAALKSNPNIRRVAVFYAQNDAFSKSETEIFQQTIKEQGLELVTVQKFQTTDTDFQTQATNALNLKPDLVIISGLAADGGNLVRQLRELGYKGAIIGGNGLNTSNVFTVCKEFCDGLLIAQAYSPEHPGEMNAAFRNAYHSQYKKEPPQFSAQAFTAVQVYVEALRALDSKTDVSTLPLPQLRTELNKQILAGKYQTPLGEISFTPEGEIVQKEFYVAQIKMNNNGNSGQFAFLK
- a CDS encoding Rpn family recombination-promoting nuclease/putative transposase, translating into MYLDELDPQANQSLGVGIIQLIVESHDNTPHRARQLIEQAKQNATALSRQAISDLIETIIVYKFPKLSRQEIEDMLQFNELKQTRVYQEGREEGREEGREEGIREGKLAAVPLLLKAGVSVEQIAQQLELDIALVRQTAQQQF
- a CDS encoding branched-chain amino acid ABC transporter permease codes for the protein MDITLFLQQVLNGLSIGSAYAIFALGYTLIFSILGIINFAHGAIFTLGAYFTYALMGGAFGFNGLLANAVLPIQLPFALALVLGSTFAGLVGVAVERIAFRPLRRRGSDPLLTVVSSLGVAVVIVNVIQYLVGAESYTFPAGTYGNLPAAINFGTAEQPVPIRSVQVVIFTVSVVILTILTLFINRTKYGKAMQALAEDPTTASLLGINTDRYIVLTFFISSFLAGLAGTLVASSVSIAGPYFGIAFGLKGLAVIVLGGLGSIPGAVLGGLMIGLVEAFVPGEYSAYKDAVAFGILFVMLLVRPQGLLGRRFVQKV
- a CDS encoding dihydroorotate dehydrogenase-like protein, giving the protein MNLTTTYMGLTLRSPLVAGASPLSEDLDNLKLMEDAGAAAIVLHSLFEEQLRSQRQEAYDLTHSTASTQTARFRIGSEEYLNHIRRAKEHVDIPIIASLNGSSVGGWTNYARQIEQAGADALELNVYYVPTDLEVTGEQIEQTYINILRAVKASVSMPVAIKLSPYFTNMANMAKRCDDAGADALVLFNRFYQPDINLKTLAVEPNILLSTPQAMRLPLRWIAILYGRINAGLAATSGIHTGQDVVKLLMVGAHVTMLCSVLLQHGILHLHVIERELEQWMTEHEYESVQQLQGMLSRQNCPDQSAFERAQYVRSLQTYKPEWARIYESSYYFG
- a CDS encoding chloride channel protein, with the protein product MSVQPFRKWLLPRRRLAIAEACLIGLVAAFSAILLRVGVGWIGAWRVQAANLSPPWLILPGIGFGLGYVAGFLLERLAPEASGSGIPQVKASLADAPVKLSLREALVKLIASTIALGSGLTLGRQGPTVHIGAALAAQFSRWFPTSPEHRRQMIAAGAGAGLAAAFNAPITGVLFVIEELLQDLSGLTLGTAIIASFIGAVVSRILGGRTLQLNLVLTASQTSFSLTELPFFLLLGLLAGILGSLFNRGIIASSKFYSQLHIGLPLRMAVAGGTSGLVVAFLPAAFRDNTGLREFLITGNADWSLAAIAFVAQFILTLVAFGSGAPGGLFAPSLILGSSLGYLVGVTEQSLFGFGSPSTYALTGMGAFFSVVSKVPITAIVIVFEMTTDFNLVLPLMIGSVTAYLVADKISPGSLYDKLLELKGIRLQKEGPIQGLLIELKAKDVMQPRVETLAAQLSLDETIQAFSRSQHRGFPVVDEGKLVGIVTQSDLAKARELELPGDMLLSEIMTPQPVTVHPLHSLSEVLYRLDRFNLSRLPVVENKRLIGIITRADIIRAEADKLNGKNREIGPQPQPSYVVYQTRSPSIGRGRLLVPLANPQTAVSLLHLATAIARERHYELECVQIILVPRRSSPAETEVSTTKSRRLLREAEILARKWNIPIHTQIRVAHDVSQAILETVQERHIDLLLMGWKGKTITPGRVFGNVVDTLIRQATCDVVLVRFGAGLGVKNRDSSKDLAIQDADAGTLLQVQASPEFNRWLVPMAGGPNANAAVELLPGLINTSNAPYIRLCQVFPLSETQLDMKVLKNALQYLIRRRNSVGAVVATPVKASSVVEGVLHVIEKDKIDVVMLGASREGLLQQAIKGNIPAEIASRAKCTVMLVRGSLSQQ
- a CDS encoding MOSC domain-containing protein; this encodes MIRQRASDKLSKDDLTALKSTHSKVEEADMPHLAHVLIYPIKSLDGISVSSATVLASGALKHDREFAIVDAQGRFVNGKHNAQVHLLRSHFSLSHRTVTLQIQGDPAQQIFHLDDQRQALEAWLSDFFGFSVQLKQNLHTGFPDDTDSPGPTVISTATLIEVASWFPNVSLDEMRRRIRANIEIDGVPAFWEDQLFSATGDAVSFRVGNVEFQGINPCQRCVVLTRDSLTATPYPHFQKTFIAKRQETLPSWVAASRFNHFFRLSVNTRISKTQKDKSIHLGDTVEVYSRQNS
- a CDS encoding DUF2887 domain-containing protein; this encodes MKTDSIFYQIFAEFPSSFFELISRPTNEAQGYQFRSVEIKQVAFRIDGVFLPLQKTPIQTVYFVEIQFQKDQLLYHRVFAKLFLFFNQNPTRLAYCNYLPKA